One window from the genome of Dermacentor silvarum isolate Dsil-2018 chromosome 5, BIME_Dsil_1.4, whole genome shotgun sequence encodes:
- the LOC119454570 gene encoding uncharacterized protein LOC119454570 has product MGSTTASQQKRLEIWQWNCRGYRRKRSLLQQYINTQLEPPDVIALQEPGVSPTLSGYEAYDSPTEGKAAILVSKALAVIAHDVIPDTHIEHVIVEIVLRRRKKTSKHSLFILNAYSPPRQRHTDFYTLIRGACTLAKGKDLILLGDFNAQDTSWGYRNSDHKGKQIAAAVDTYRLELVTDPTTPTRIGNSVCRDTCPDLTFIRGSSTYTWENLMETLGSDHYIIRTQLTEDALRRPIGKAKITDWDAFRCDSEQTLNANTSLTDWCEQLRRTQDRHTKHITRTTQTPEVDGHLLHLWDARRSLLRRWKTQKHNRKLKVTIALLTTQAEEYAASLAQLNWAQFTDTLKGSLGTARTWRILRALIDPTRSKTETNKAVHRLFHTFDGTDDDLLDQLRRKCFGDHNPPPANTVYQGSPNALLERPITIEEVYAAVRASTRNTAAGADRITYSLIRNLNDTALQDLTAFLNTHWQNGTIPPEWKHAEVILIPKPAPRTHWYPSGGSPTPPSPRSCPLNTHRCAYPPQHGPPTAPGSTGSTS; this is encoded by the exons ATGGGCAGCACCACCGCATCTCAGCAAAAACGtttagaaatctggcaatggaactgccgaggctacCGTCGTAAGCGGAGCCTCCTTCAACAATACATAAACACCCAGCTTGAACCGCCAGACGTCATCGCCCTACAGGAGCCAGGTGTCTCGCCAACCCTGTCAGGTTACGAGGCCTATGACAGCCCGACCGAGGGCAAAGCGGCCATTCTCGTCAGTAAGGCGCTCGCTGTCATTGCCCATGACGTCATCCCAGACACTCATATTGAGCATGTCATTGTAGAGATCGTGCTCCGGCGCCGGAAAAAGACCAGCAAGCACAGCCTTTTCATCCTCAATGCCTATAGTCCCCCCCGGCAACGCCACACAGACTTTTATACCCTCATCCGAGGTGCTTGTACACTGGCCAAGGGTAAGGATCTGATCCTActcggggatttcaatgcccaagaCACAAGCTGGGGCTACAGGAATTCTGACCACAAAGGCAAGCAAATTGCCGCTGCCGTCGACACTTACCGGCTCGAGCTCGTGACAGATCCTACCACACCCACCCGCATCGGAAACAGTGTTTGTCGTGATACCTGCCCTGACCTTACCTTCATCAGAGGCAGCTCCACGTACACTTGGGAAAATCTCATGGAAAccctgggtagtgaccactataTCATTCGCACTCAACTCACTGAGGATGCTCTGCGGCGTCCCATCGGGAAAGCCAAAATCACGGATTGGGATGCATTCCGATGCGATAGCGAGCAAACCCTCAACGCTAACACCAGCCTTACGGACTGGTGCGAACAGCTTCGCCGCACCCAAGATCGCCATACAAAACACATCACCCGCACCACCCAGACCCCCGAGGTAGACGGCCACCTGCTCCATCTATGGGACGCACGTCGTAGTCTACTCCGCCGCTGGAAGACTCAAAAACATAATCGAAAACTTAAGGTCACAATTGCCTTGCTCACCACCCAAGCAGAGGAATACGCCGCCAGCCTAGCCCAACTCAACTGGGCGCAATTCACGGACACCCTTAAGGGCTCTTTGGGGACGGCGCGCACGTGGCGCATTTTGCGGGCTCTCATCGACCCCACCCGCAGCAAAACTGAAACGAACAAGGCCGTCCATCGCCTCTTTCACACATTTGACGGTACTGATGACGACCTTCTCGACCAGCTCCGGAGAAAATGCTTTGGCGATCACAATCCACCCCCTGCCAACACTGTCTATCAAGGCTCCCCAAACGCCCTCCTGGAACGCCCCATAACGATCGAGGAAGTGTATGCGGCCGTCCGCGCAAGCACACGCAACACTGCTGCCGGCGCTGACCGCATTACATATTCGCTTATCCGTAACCTCAATGACACTGCCCTGCAAGATCTCACGGCGTTCTTGAACACCCACTGGCAGAACGGCACCATCCCCCCGGAGTGGAAGCATGCCGAAGTGATCCttatcccgaaaccag CTCCTCGGACACACTGGTACCCTTCGGGAGGCAGCCCGACTCCACCTAGTCCCAGATCATGTCCGCTCAACACTCACCGTTGCGCCTATCCCCCGCAACATGGACCCCCTACTGCACCAGGGTCGACGGGAAGCACGAGTTGA